In Dolichospermum flos-aquae CCAP 1403/13F, the following proteins share a genomic window:
- a CDS encoding AbiTii domain-containing protein, producing the protein MNTSISLLRRIKDATVDPTFKIADVLRLCKILADRLNHQAFKEWVDKEANGYESEDELPDYRILTNLGCRGDFFGGFGSGVKNAPIPLANIPEDFRKAASLRNILMSASALENNVNQANQNNTSIMKLIWPADLVVCLNYIVYENMSCGQAWTDISTSAFVAILDTIKNRILDFVLAIEAEALELGEVNIGKQPLSTRVVNYIFNQCILHENNQTANSGSIIQNHNQEVNMSETNPIKIQAGRDVSSNVISSEVSGVVAGGDISGSVSNTISQLRTADTQEASELADKLVQLQAVIENESSLSIEDKKDALIQVQALAEAGQNPQEGKMQQVAKGAIRMLKGLSTELPTATAIFHEINHLLPEISHLFGL; encoded by the coding sequence GTGAACACTTCAATCAGTCTACTGCGACGAATTAAAGATGCAACTGTTGATCCAACATTTAAAATAGCCGATGTTTTACGCTTGTGTAAAATTTTAGCTGACCGTTTGAATCATCAGGCTTTTAAGGAATGGGTTGATAAAGAAGCTAATGGATATGAAAGTGAAGATGAGTTACCAGACTATAGGATTTTAACAAACTTGGGTTGTCGTGGTGACTTTTTTGGAGGTTTCGGTAGCGGAGTCAAAAATGCACCAATTCCTTTGGCAAATATACCTGAAGATTTTAGAAAAGCTGCATCACTAAGAAATATCCTAATGAGTGCCAGTGCTTTAGAGAATAATGTCAATCAGGCCAATCAAAATAATACAAGCATTATGAAGTTAATCTGGCCAGCCGATTTGGTTGTATGTCTAAACTACATTGTTTATGAAAATATGTCTTGTGGACAGGCATGGACAGATATTTCTACTTCTGCCTTTGTGGCTATTTTAGATACAATTAAGAACAGAATTTTAGATTTTGTTTTAGCAATTGAAGCTGAAGCACTAGAATTAGGAGAAGTTAATATAGGCAAACAACCACTTTCTACAAGAGTTGTGAATTACATATTCAATCAGTGTATTCTACATGAGAATAATCAAACTGCTAATTCGGGTTCAATTATCCAAAATCATAATCAAGAGGTGAATATGTCTGAAACAAATCCAATCAAAATTCAAGCTGGACGTGATGTTAGTAGTAATGTAATTAGCTCAGAAGTTAGTGGCGTTGTAGCAGGAGGCGATATTAGTGGTAGTGTAAGTAATACCATTAGTCAACTCCGAACAGCAGATACGCAAGAAGCATCAGAGTTAGCGGATAAGTTAGTTCAACTTCAAGCAGTTATTGAAAACGAATCCAGTTTATCAATAGAAGATAAAAAGGACGCATTGATTCAGGTTCAAGCTTTAGCAGAAGCGGGACAAAATCCTCAAGAAGGAAAAATGCAGCAAGTAGCAAAAGGAGCAATTAGAATGCTTAAAGGATTATCAACAGAGCTACCGACAGCAACTGCTATATTTCACGAAATCAATCATTTATTACCTGAAATTTCTCACTTGTTTGGATTATAA
- a CDS encoding type II toxin-antitoxin system VapC family toxin: MNGRYLLDTNIIIAFFGSELVVKNNLVQANEVFIPSIAVGELCYGARKSGRSKENLERIEEFIANNTVLECNTETSRIYGEIKNQLRLKGRPLPENDIWIAAISLQYNLILVTRDTHFQEVENLQTVSWI, translated from the coding sequence ATGAATGGTAGATACTTGCTCGATACTAATATCATTATTGCTTTCTTTGGTAGTGAATTAGTAGTAAAAAATAACCTTGTACAAGCAAATGAAGTTTTCATTCCCAGTATTGCAGTCGGGGAATTGTGTTATGGTGCGAGAAAATCAGGACGTTCAAAAGAGAATCTAGAACGGATTGAAGAATTTATCGCTAATAATACTGTACTTGAATGTAATACAGAAACATCTCGAATATACGGTGAAATAAAAAACCAGCTACGTTTAAAAGGTCGTCCGTTACCTGAAAATGATATTTGGATTGCTGCAATAAGTCTTCAATATAATCTAATTTTAGTTACACGCGATACTCATTTTCAGGAGGTTGAAAATTTACAAACAGTTTCTTGGATATAG
- a CDS encoding virulence factor SrfB — protein sequence MPVEIQLLPSFKLGVKENTQLHLPTIQIVPIKSNIPYISRITCIVRGTPNELAAQIQKSYRQFHTATPKQIYNISQLGQDPCQLDAPLITIVDCTLKVIVEYFDSDAGGKPNLSISNHVCAECDLWFIPNLQKSSSSSTKNHLPMNTSQFDHYLNNLSQQLSEKLNEKQRKRFPGWLALDFGTSNSTVTLFDPIEVPIAEVLPREQELRLRERMAEWFNSSPDLALPDVSSSEWEKFLVDISKNLAIESDQLSEIFESDNKELFLEAIRQIELCLGTSDRFRRAVSKKLYAIYHEVFRVPTLESQNLIPVVLDIDRRSTEIPSEMEVSQLIPLKLRMGRDARDNRKKAIAQGTTVSVKEIISRFHHSPKRYFGQDRSFPIILEEDEENIQVNRLIQAAWAQLIELTEDYRQRARRRFSEGDFLTAVVTYPTVAPPVVRKEIKQLVQELGIDDVQTAYDEAVSVAIFFLWREFGGNLNIGIESFKTRCRQNGNKWSQNVLVLDIGGGTTDLALIELTLEDKTPFFADHEDRGLGGRYYKLTPKLLGSSGHLQLGGELITLRIFRLLKVAISDFLLTAVTTGDIESDKLEDLINSELNDRFLEDGKFKTGSLLKCIDKENPEGDVAFKDALDTAEKVLPTRWQQATQRLQTFYTLWDHAEAAKLKLGQKPPADGSLLTFTLNEQQIGELLAQSAIKFQVRSSESISLTLDHQQFERAATSSIKEAIGIAKGLMESRLNSETNQKVDWLILSGKTCNFNLVQQQIYEEFSKSPYFVWNPERITFVLEFTKIATSAGACYAEKLRRFRFDPEESKNLLRKGANQLEIDVKNLFYYLPCNFKRKTQSNEPLAIFNAGQELYQLAPWDTVAKVRTPWQGIQLTNIIHRQDYENGTFRLWGSFDGKILMDKLGMEEQEFLKKIKIQFEIDQALQFSVLLCRGNPHYLIDVVGIDINSVISKSTENTLFTDGNLKWNIAIENHQHNLNDGDIAVNVLESATVDQPHAYHLVFAVDNNESKSMETFHYLQDGVKQPGTGLISKPLPSFPQSGQHTFYIYQTDSDTNTKKWLRIGTLSRPDIITDYPCQYHVTIDNTGILRMHAGAVPYWTSNNQECLEQEGCVYRAELELQPNEVDKERDPFCGIH from the coding sequence ATGCCTGTGGAAATTCAGCTTCTACCTAGCTTTAAATTAGGTGTGAAAGAAAACACACAGTTGCATCTACCCACCATCCAAATTGTCCCTATTAAAAGCAACATACCGTACATTTCTCGAATTACCTGCATAGTTAGAGGTACACCAAATGAATTAGCAGCACAAATTCAAAAAAGTTATAGACAATTTCACACAGCCACACCCAAACAAATTTATAATATTTCTCAATTAGGACAAGATCCCTGTCAGTTAGATGCACCTTTAATCACAATAGTTGATTGTACCTTAAAGGTGATTGTCGAATATTTTGATTCTGACGCTGGGGGAAAACCAAATTTGTCCATATCTAATCATGTATGTGCTGAATGTGATCTTTGGTTTATACCCAATTTACAGAAATCATCAAGTTCATCTACAAAAAATCATCTACCCATGAATACTTCACAATTTGATCACTATTTGAATAATTTAAGTCAACAACTCAGTGAAAAACTCAACGAAAAACAAAGAAAAAGATTTCCTGGTTGGTTAGCGTTAGATTTTGGTACTTCCAACTCCACAGTGACACTTTTTGACCCCATAGAAGTCCCCATTGCCGAAGTTTTACCCAGAGAACAAGAACTGAGATTAAGAGAACGGATGGCGGAATGGTTCAATTCCTCCCCAGATTTAGCCTTACCAGATGTTAGTAGTAGTGAGTGGGAAAAATTTCTAGTTGATATTAGCAAAAACTTAGCAATAGAATCAGATCAATTAAGTGAAATTTTTGAAAGTGATAACAAAGAATTATTTTTAGAAGCAATTCGCCAAATTGAATTATGTTTAGGAACAAGTGATAGATTTCGGCGGGCTGTTAGCAAGAAACTTTATGCTATATATCACGAAGTTTTCCGCGTTCCCACATTAGAATCACAAAATTTAATTCCCGTAGTTTTAGATATTGATAGACGCAGTACAGAAATTCCCAGTGAAATGGAAGTATCGCAATTAATTCCCTTAAAACTACGCATGGGTAGAGACGCAAGAGATAATAGAAAAAAAGCCATAGCCCAAGGAACAACTGTTTCAGTTAAAGAAATTATTAGCAGATTTCATCATTCACCCAAACGCTATTTTGGACAAGATCGATCTTTCCCAATTATCTTAGAAGAAGATGAAGAAAACATTCAAGTTAATCGCCTAATTCAAGCAGCTTGGGCGCAATTAATTGAACTAACAGAAGATTATCGGCAACGGGCTAGACGGAGATTTTCAGAAGGCGATTTTTTAACAGCAGTTGTTACCTATCCCACCGTTGCCCCTCCCGTAGTTCGCAAAGAAATCAAGCAATTAGTCCAGGAATTAGGCATTGATGATGTGCAAACAGCCTATGACGAAGCTGTTTCTGTAGCTATCTTTTTCCTGTGGCGAGAATTTGGCGGAAATCTCAATATTGGGATTGAATCTTTTAAAACTCGCTGTCGTCAAAATGGGAATAAATGGTCACAAAATGTCCTAGTTTTAGATATTGGTGGGGGTACAACAGACTTAGCTTTAATTGAACTTACTCTAGAAGATAAAACTCCCTTCTTTGCAGATCATGAAGATAGAGGTTTAGGAGGACGTTACTATAAACTTACTCCCAAATTATTAGGTTCTTCGGGACATTTACAATTAGGTGGTGAATTAATTACTTTACGAATTTTCCGTTTGTTAAAAGTTGCAATTTCTGATTTTCTGCTGACCGCAGTTACCACAGGTGACATTGAAAGCGATAAATTAGAAGACTTAATTAACTCTGAATTAAATGACCGTTTTTTAGAAGATGGAAAATTTAAAACTGGTAGTTTATTAAAATGTATAGATAAAGAAAATCCCGAAGGTGACGTTGCTTTTAAAGATGCCCTAGATACAGCGGAAAAAGTCTTACCAACTCGTTGGCAACAAGCCACCCAACGCCTACAAACCTTTTACACATTGTGGGATCATGCTGAAGCTGCTAAACTCAAATTAGGGCAAAAACCACCCGCAGATGGTTCTTTATTAACCTTCACTTTAAATGAACAACAAATTGGTGAACTTCTTGCCCAAAGTGCGATTAAATTTCAAGTTAGAAGTTCTGAATCTATTTCTCTAACTTTAGATCATCAGCAATTTGAACGGGCAGCAACTTCTTCAATTAAAGAAGCCATTGGTATTGCAAAAGGCTTAATGGAAAGCCGTCTTAATTCAGAAACAAATCAAAAAGTAGATTGGTTAATTCTGTCTGGAAAAACTTGTAACTTTAATCTTGTTCAACAACAAATTTACGAAGAATTTAGTAAATCGCCTTATTTTGTTTGGAATCCCGAACGAATTACTTTTGTTTTAGAATTTACCAAAATTGCCACTTCCGCAGGTGCTTGTTATGCCGAAAAATTGCGTCGCTTTCGATTTGATCCAGAAGAATCTAAAAATCTGTTACGTAAAGGTGCAAATCAACTAGAAATTGATGTCAAAAACCTGTTTTATTATCTTCCTTGCAACTTCAAACGCAAAACCCAAAGTAACGAACCATTAGCCATTTTTAATGCTGGACAAGAACTATATCAACTTGCACCTTGGGACACTGTTGCTAAAGTGCGGACACCTTGGCAGGGTATCCAATTAACAAATATTATCCATCGTCAAGATTATGAAAATGGCACTTTTCGCCTGTGGGGTAGTTTCGACGGTAAAATATTGATGGATAAATTGGGTATGGAAGAACAGGAATTTCTCAAAAAAATTAAAATCCAATTTGAGATTGACCAAGCTTTACAATTTAGCGTTTTACTATGCCGAGGTAATCCCCATTATTTAATAGATGTGGTTGGCATTGATATTAATTCAGTCATATCTAAATCTACTGAAAATACCTTATTTACTGATGGCAATTTAAAATGGAATATCGCCATAGAAAACCATCAACACAACTTAAATGATGGTGATATTGCTGTTAATGTTTTAGAATCTGCCACAGTTGATCAACCTCATGCTTATCATTTAGTATTTGCAGTTGATAATAATGAAAGTAAATCAATGGAAACATTTCATTATTTACAAGATGGTGTCAAACAACCAGGAACAGGATTAATCAGTAAACCTTTGCCATCATTTCCCCAAAGTGGTCAACACACCTTCTATATTTATCAAACTGATAGTGATACAAATACCAAAAAATGGTTACGGATTGGCACACTCAGCAGACCAGATATTATCACAGATTATCCTTGTCAATATCATGTAACTATTGATAACACAGGCATATTAAGAATGCACGCTGGGGCAGTTCCTTATTGGACATCTAATAATCAAGAATGTCTAGAACAAGAAGGATGTGTTTATCGGGCAGAATTGGAATTACAACCTAACGAAGTTGATAAAGAACGTGATCCTTTTTGCGGTATTCATTAA
- a CDS encoding dynamin family protein, protein MEPDKLARLKEYGEFILRKIDSVPQRPSQEEDWVPTSLDDCLLRLREAAEKTVELANSPVKIGIMGEFSSGKSLLLGSLIGYADALPVSENPTTGNVTAIHIKPQDGFATTQANNYTVEYLSHEGVNECLHFMLKEANRRAASAGVTPLQVAKIKTGKDISIWCEEVWKSSNNLELRYLVRELVLFLRAYQAYGEALCGRLYPIDGITAREGLQLAEMPMAIQSLKFEDLPAANVRLPNAPQRLGTQLLQTSFPLIRRVDIDVKISREIWDVTGAEEFVLLDFPGLGAANSGTRDTFLSLRELAQVQTILVLLNGKSPGSDRANKIFTMMQQQRPGQDLKDLILVGVGRFDQLPLESEGGERELDLLIANQSDSQPLQTNAVFQKLKVLKTIIDGAEAFTSQKDRIVLLSPLLGLSEFAKRSSQIKAGSEEFLANLDYPDYLERPKKLQQKWGDLSEALLAADGRNQLGRQLGYFAQDGGISKLRELIQTHVANHGLKQLYEDTRRAADVIRQQQEYLKEIIAEIHEQGIPTVDTPALLELRSAIESLDRTYRNFQKDLGKEQLKDRRGIVVSDVIKDELTLKILNWSQWTLLFNKIQNGTITLAEFKGAAGKLFDRGNRVNTSIPTKSDDFYPAFEKTVKELENFASDRIHQAVVDLLSSLAHQITLEREKLQTILIPEMEQEIESKFGLEEADLFYKLLLGSDPRQWKEAIIAEINNHDQSIKPESIFPLARQDEKHSVGQIFDWSPERNQNTSRSANHQLFVLRLRDEITASASLHLVQYVSESNQQVNIEINGILDQIIPSLQNLAKKEALLRYIAARDSQTELAIPAWLEILTDIATINEEELFTCI, encoded by the coding sequence ATGGAACCAGATAAGCTGGCACGATTGAAAGAGTACGGTGAATTTATCCTCCGCAAAATTGACTCAGTTCCCCAACGCCCTTCCCAGGAGGAAGATTGGGTTCCCACTAGCCTTGATGATTGTCTGCTGCGGCTGCGAGAGGCAGCAGAGAAAACTGTGGAACTGGCCAACTCACCGGTAAAAATTGGCATCATGGGGGAATTTAGCAGCGGTAAAAGTTTGCTGCTAGGAAGTCTCATTGGTTACGCAGACGCTTTACCCGTGAGCGAAAATCCGACAACCGGTAATGTCACGGCTATTCATATTAAACCCCAGGATGGTTTTGCAACTACCCAAGCAAATAATTATACGGTAGAATATTTATCCCATGAAGGGGTAAATGAGTGCTTACACTTCATGCTCAAAGAAGCAAACCGTCGCGCTGCGTCCGCTGGGGTGACACCTTTACAGGTAGCTAAAATTAAAACCGGTAAGGATATCAGTATTTGGTGTGAGGAAGTTTGGAAAAGTTCCAATAATTTAGAGTTGCGTTATTTGGTGCGGGAGTTAGTGTTATTTTTGCGGGCTTATCAGGCTTATGGTGAGGCTTTATGCGGTCGTCTTTACCCAATTGATGGGATTACAGCCCGTGAAGGTTTACAACTGGCAGAAATGCCCATGGCGATTCAATCTCTGAAATTTGAGGATTTACCAGCAGCGAATGTTCGCTTACCAAATGCGCCACAAAGGTTAGGAACGCAATTATTACAAACCAGTTTTCCCTTAATTCGTCGTGTTGATATTGATGTGAAAATATCACGAGAAATTTGGGATGTTACAGGTGCAGAAGAATTTGTCCTTTTAGATTTTCCCGGCTTGGGTGCAGCTAATTCTGGAACTAGAGATACATTTTTATCCTTGAGAGAATTGGCACAGGTACAGACAATTTTAGTCTTACTTAATGGTAAATCACCGGGGAGCGATCGCGCCAATAAAATCTTCACAATGATGCAGCAACAGCGTCCAGGACAAGACCTCAAGGATTTAATTCTTGTCGGTGTGGGACGTTTTGATCAACTGCCTTTAGAAAGTGAAGGAGGAGAAAGGGAACTAGATTTATTAATTGCTAATCAATCTGATTCTCAACCCTTACAAACAAATGCAGTTTTCCAAAAATTGAAAGTTCTCAAAACCATTATTGATGGGGCGGAAGCATTTACTTCTCAAAAAGATAGAATTGTCTTATTATCGCCACTGTTAGGATTGTCTGAATTTGCCAAACGTTCTAGTCAAATTAAAGCAGGTTCTGAGGAATTTCTTGCCAATTTAGATTATCCTGATTATCTGGAAAGACCGAAAAAATTACAACAGAAATGGGGTGATTTAAGTGAAGCTTTATTAGCAGCAGATGGGAGGAATCAATTAGGAAGACAATTAGGTTATTTTGCTCAAGATGGTGGGATTAGTAAATTAAGAGAATTGATTCAAACTCATGTTGCTAATCATGGCTTAAAGCAACTGTATGAAGATACTCGTCGGGCTGCTGATGTGATTCGTCAACAACAAGAATATCTCAAAGAAATTATTGCCGAAATCCATGAACAAGGCATACCCACAGTTGATACTCCAGCTTTACTAGAATTAAGATCAGCCATAGAAAGTTTAGATAGAACCTACAGAAACTTTCAGAAAGATTTAGGTAAAGAACAACTTAAAGATAGAAGAGGAATTGTAGTTAGTGATGTCATTAAAGATGAACTAACTTTGAAAATTTTGAATTGGAGTCAGTGGACATTATTATTTAATAAAATTCAAAATGGCACAATTACCTTAGCGGAATTTAAAGGTGCAGCGGGGAAATTATTTGATAGAGGAAATCGGGTAAATACCTCCATACCAACTAAGAGTGATGACTTTTATCCGGCTTTCGAGAAAACCGTTAAAGAACTGGAGAACTTTGCGAGCGATCGCATTCATCAAGCTGTGGTAGACTTATTAAGCTCATTGGCACATCAAATTACCTTAGAACGGGAAAAACTGCAAACCATTCTTATCCCAGAAATGGAACAAGAAATTGAATCAAAATTTGGACTTGAAGAAGCAGATTTATTTTATAAACTCTTACTAGGATCTGATCCTCGTCAATGGAAAGAAGCCATTATTGCCGAAATCAATAACCATGATCAAAGTATCAAACCAGAAAGTATTTTTCCCCTAGCCAGACAAGATGAAAAACACAGTGTAGGACAAATTTTTGATTGGTCACCAGAGAGAAATCAAAACACATCAAGAAGCGCAAATCATCAACTTTTCGTTTTACGACTGCGAGATGAAATTACCGCTAGTGCTAGTCTTCACCTCGTGCAGTATGTCAGTGAAAGTAATCAGCAAGTAAATATAGAAATCAATGGAATTTTAGATCAAATTATTCCCAGCTTGCAAAACCTGGCCAAAAAAGAAGCACTACTAAGATATATTGCTGCAAGAGATTCACAAACCGAATTAGCCATTCCAGCTTGGCTAGAAATCTTAACCGATATTGCCACAATTAATGAAGAAGAATTATTTACCTGCATTTAG
- a CDS encoding NAD-dependent epimerase/dehydratase family protein translates to MRILVIGGTQFIGVYLTQLLIKDGHEVVLFNRGNHAAPAGVGQIIGDRTNSTQLQEKLAPESFDVVFDNNGRELTDTQPLAEIFQGRVKHFVYMSSAGVYLKSDQMPHLEGDAVDPKSRHKGKHETEAYLKQLGIPFTSIRPTYIYGPQNYNPLESWFFDRIVRDRPICIPGNGMHITQLGHVWDLAQAMTQIIGNNQAIGQIYNISGDRFVTFDGLARACAVAAGKSADDVKIVHYDPKKFDFGKRKAFPMRVQHFFASVNKAQIELNWQPQYDLISGLQNSLVNDYLINGQDKLEVDFSVDDEILKAG, encoded by the coding sequence ATGCGGATTCTGGTTATCGGTGGAACTCAGTTTATTGGGGTGTATTTGACTCAACTGCTGATTAAGGATGGACATGAGGTGGTTTTGTTCAATCGTGGTAATCATGCTGCACCTGCGGGGGTAGGACAAATTATAGGCGATCGCACTAACTCAACTCAACTTCAAGAAAAGTTAGCACCAGAAAGTTTTGATGTCGTTTTTGACAATAATGGTAGGGAACTAACGGATACACAACCTCTGGCAGAAATTTTTCAAGGACGGGTCAAACATTTTGTTTATATGAGTTCTGCGGGTGTTTACCTCAAATCTGACCAAATGCCCCATTTAGAAGGGGATGCTGTTGATCCTAAGAGTCGTCACAAGGGTAAACATGAAACGGAAGCTTACCTCAAGCAGTTGGGAATCCCCTTTACTTCTATTCGTCCTACTTATATCTACGGACCGCAAAATTATAATCCCTTGGAAAGTTGGTTTTTTGATAGAATTGTACGCGATCGCCCGATTTGTATTCCTGGGAATGGAATGCACATCACTCAGCTTGGCCATGTCTGGGATTTAGCTCAAGCGATGACCCAGATAATTGGGAATAATCAAGCAATTGGGCAGATTTATAATATTTCGGGCGATCGCTTTGTCACTTTCGATGGGTTAGCGCGTGCTTGTGCTGTAGCTGCTGGTAAATCTGCCGATGATGTGAAAATCGTCCATTATGATCCGAAAAAGTTTGATTTCGGTAAACGGAAAGCTTTTCCGATGCGGGTACAGCATTTCTTTGCATCAGTGAATAAAGCACAAATAGAATTAAATTGGCAACCTCAATATGATTTGATTTCTGGTTTGCAAAATTCTTTAGTAAATGATTATTTAATCAATGGACAAGATAAATTAGAAGTTGATTTTTCTGTAGATGATGAGATTTTGAAAGCTGGGTAA
- a CDS encoding glycosyltransferase, whose product MSLEYALVHEWLTPQATGGSELVVQEILNHIDADLYALIDFESSNPESYLYKRQIGTTFLQKFPQARQGVQKYLPLLPLAIEQLDLRQYEVILSSSHAVAKGVLTTPNQLHICYSHSPMRYAWDLTFDYLNQSKLGQGAIGWITRQILHNLRQWDVISANRVDYFIANSQHTARRIWRCYRREATVIYPPVNLDECLFSPEKEDFYLIVSRLVSYKQVSLIVQAFNSLKKPLVIIGTGPQMNKLREIAQPHIQILGWQPDHIVKNYMSRAKAFVYAACEDFGIALVEAQACGTPVIAYGAGGALETVRDIQTHPDTGTGILFKIQTVGAIVDAVEKFVDHEHLYNYEYIQTHANQFSRQVFAERYLGFVNECREKGVYQK is encoded by the coding sequence GTGTCCTTAGAATATGCCTTAGTTCATGAGTGGTTAACCCCTCAAGCCACAGGAGGTTCAGAACTCGTAGTCCAGGAAATATTAAATCACATTGACGCTGATTTATACGCCCTGATTGATTTTGAATCCAGCAATCCAGAAAGTTACCTGTATAAACGTCAAATTGGCACAACGTTTTTACAGAAATTTCCCCAAGCCCGTCAAGGAGTCCAAAAATATTTACCCCTATTACCCTTGGCCATTGAGCAATTGGATTTGCGACAATATGAAGTTATTTTATCTTCATCTCATGCTGTAGCTAAAGGAGTCTTAACCACCCCTAACCAATTGCATATCTGCTATAGCCATAGCCCCATGCGCTACGCGTGGGATTTAACCTTTGATTATCTCAACCAAAGCAAACTAGGGCAAGGAGCAATCGGCTGGATCACCCGCCAAATCCTCCATAATTTGCGGCAATGGGACGTAATCAGTGCCAACCGGGTGGATTACTTCATTGCCAATTCACAACACACAGCCAGACGGATTTGGCGTTGCTATCGTCGGGAAGCAACCGTTATCTATCCACCGGTTAACCTAGATGAATGTTTATTTTCTCCAGAAAAAGAAGATTTTTACTTGATAGTTTCCCGATTAGTGAGTTATAAACAAGTTTCTTTAATTGTTCAGGCTTTTAATAGCCTCAAAAAACCCTTGGTTATTATTGGCACTGGTCCTCAAATGAACAAATTACGGGAAATAGCTCAACCACATATTCAAATCTTAGGATGGCAACCCGATCATATCGTCAAAAATTATATGTCCCGTGCCAAAGCCTTTGTTTATGCAGCTTGCGAAGACTTTGGCATTGCCCTAGTTGAAGCCCAAGCTTGTGGAACTCCCGTAATTGCCTATGGTGCAGGTGGTGCATTGGAAACAGTGAGAGATATTCAGACACATCCTGATACAGGAACTGGTATATTATTTAAAATCCAAACAGTAGGAGCTATAGTAGATGCCGTAGAAAAATTTGTAGATCATGAGCATTTATACAATTACGAGTATATACAAACACACGCTAATCAATTTTCTCGCCAGGTTTTTGCAGAACGTTATCTAGGTTTTGTGAATGAATGTCGTGAAAAAGGAGTTTACCAAAAGTAA
- a CDS encoding sugar transferase, with protein MTAQSSLLSGKRYPRKDNGTSVTVLSKRGQKVKQPKVKSRSLSFEGLYGEFFKRLFDIVFSLSVLILFSPIYMILALLIAISSKGPIFYVQERVGKNYRSFNCIKFRTMVNNADEILVEMMATSPNLRAEFEDNFKLKTDPRITKIGHFLRITSLDEFPQFWNVLKGDMSVVGPRPLVAEELIKYGDYINHVLTIRPGITGLWQVSGRNDIPYPRRVQIDLHYVNFRNFWLDLWIILKTVNVVIMPKNKGAY; from the coding sequence ATGACTGCCCAGAGTTCACTCCTCTCCGGCAAGCGATACCCGCGGAAGGATAACGGTACATCTGTGACTGTTTTATCAAAACGTGGTCAAAAAGTTAAACAGCCAAAGGTGAAATCCAGAAGTTTATCTTTTGAGGGTTTATACGGAGAGTTTTTTAAACGACTGTTTGATATAGTTTTTTCATTGTCGGTCTTGATTTTGTTTTCTCCCATCTACATGATATTGGCCTTATTGATAGCCATAAGCTCAAAGGGTCCGATCTTTTATGTTCAAGAACGGGTGGGCAAAAACTACCGCAGCTTCAATTGCATTAAGTTTCGCACCATGGTCAACAATGCTGACGAAATTCTTGTCGAAATGATGGCTACATCACCTAACCTCCGAGCAGAATTTGAAGACAATTTTAAGCTGAAAACAGACCCAAGAATCACTAAAATTGGTCACTTTTTGCGAATTACCAGCTTAGATGAATTTCCCCAGTTTTGGAATGTTCTCAAAGGAGATATGAGTGTAGTTGGGCCAAGACCTTTAGTAGCGGAAGAATTAATAAAATATGGTGATTATATCAATCATGTTTTAACGATTCGTCCTGGAATTACTGGTTTGTGGCAAGTATCCGGGCGTAATGATATTCCATATCCTCGCCGGGTGCAAATAGACCTCCATTATGTCAATTTTAGGAATTTTTGGCTTGATTTGTGGATCATCCTGAAAACAGTTAATGTTGTCATTATGCCCAAAAATAAAGGAGCTTACTAA